A region of Leifsonia xyli DNA encodes the following proteins:
- a CDS encoding haloacid dehalogenase codes for MALFRRSTEARAPLDGVDLVLADLDGVVYRGPDPIPHAVESLNAAAETIRVGYITNNASRTDATVAEHLTELGLHVQPTDVVTSPQAAVRLLAQHVPAGASILVVGGDGLVDEVQKAGFTVTRSAEDDPAAVIQGFSPDIGWEHLAEASFALQGRSDSERPWIATNTDWTIPVARGIAPGNGTLVSAVHTAVGRLPLVAGKPERAIFDEAVARFGAHKPLFIGDRLDTDILGANRAGIDSVLVLTGIDRGKQLLSADADARPTYILDDLRGLSEPYPETRVAKSGAVSVRDATVAIEGNDVRILSEGSDRTDLLRAACAAIWNSGRAIYGLEVPESLYA; via the coding sequence ATGGCGCTGTTTCGCCGGAGCACTGAGGCGCGGGCGCCCCTCGATGGCGTCGACCTCGTCCTCGCCGACCTCGACGGCGTCGTCTACAGAGGCCCTGACCCCATCCCCCACGCGGTGGAGAGCCTCAACGCGGCCGCTGAAACCATCCGGGTCGGTTACATCACGAACAACGCGTCGCGAACGGATGCCACGGTCGCCGAACACCTCACCGAGCTCGGTCTCCACGTGCAGCCGACCGATGTGGTGACGTCTCCGCAGGCGGCCGTGCGGCTGCTGGCCCAGCATGTTCCCGCCGGCGCGAGCATCCTCGTCGTCGGTGGAGACGGTCTCGTGGATGAGGTGCAGAAGGCGGGCTTCACGGTCACGCGTTCCGCCGAGGATGACCCGGCCGCCGTCATTCAAGGGTTCTCGCCCGACATCGGGTGGGAGCATCTGGCCGAGGCGTCGTTCGCTCTGCAAGGCCGGAGCGACAGCGAGCGGCCGTGGATCGCCACCAACACGGACTGGACCATCCCGGTCGCCCGCGGGATCGCCCCGGGGAACGGCACGCTCGTGTCCGCAGTCCACACCGCCGTCGGCCGCCTTCCGCTGGTTGCGGGAAAGCCCGAGCGCGCGATCTTCGACGAAGCGGTCGCGCGATTCGGCGCCCACAAGCCGCTCTTCATCGGGGACCGGCTCGACACCGACATCCTCGGCGCCAACCGCGCGGGCATCGACTCGGTGCTCGTTCTGACCGGTATCGACCGCGGCAAGCAGTTGCTGTCGGCGGACGCCGACGCGCGCCCGACGTACATCCTGGATGATCTGCGCGGGTTGAGCGAGCCGTACCCGGAGACCCGTGTGGCGAAGTCGGGAGCGGTGAGCGTCCGCGATGCGACGGTCGCGATCGAGGGCAACGACGTGCGGATCCTGTCCGAAGGCAGCGATCGGACCGACCTCCTGCGCGCGGCGTGCGCAGCGATCTGGAACTCCGGCCGCGCGATCTACGGACTCGAAGTCCCGGAGAGCCTGTACGCCTGA
- a CDS encoding O-succinylbenzoate synthase — protein sequence MLPDLADLLATLRVVSLPMMTRFRGITVREAALFEGPQGWTEFSPFLEYDDAESSAWLHAAIDFGWRPTPPLLRDRIPVNATIPAVAADDVRAVLARYPGARTAKVKVAEPGQTLADDVARVRAVRETLGPEGRVRIDANALWNLDEAEHAIHALATFDLEYVEQPCATVEELAELRRRIHYMDIPIAADESVRKAADPLAVARAGAADVVVVKAQPLGGVHAALRIVADAGLPAVVSSAIDTSVGIAMGAHLAAALPDLEFDCGLGTVAMFVDDVADEPLRPERGSIPVVRPTVSLQKLDALRADQDRAAWWRGRVTRCHRILERSLAL from the coding sequence ATGCTGCCGGACCTCGCCGACCTGTTAGCAACTCTCCGGGTCGTGTCCCTACCGATGATGACCCGCTTCCGCGGCATCACCGTGCGCGAGGCGGCGCTGTTCGAGGGGCCGCAGGGCTGGACTGAGTTCTCGCCGTTCCTCGAGTACGACGACGCCGAATCCTCCGCCTGGCTGCACGCTGCGATCGACTTCGGCTGGCGTCCCACGCCTCCCCTGCTGCGGGACCGGATCCCGGTCAACGCCACCATCCCCGCGGTCGCCGCTGATGACGTGCGTGCCGTGCTCGCCCGCTACCCCGGCGCGCGGACCGCGAAGGTCAAGGTGGCCGAGCCGGGCCAGACGCTTGCGGACGACGTGGCGCGCGTGCGCGCTGTGCGCGAGACGCTCGGCCCCGAGGGCCGCGTGCGGATCGACGCCAACGCGCTGTGGAACCTGGACGAGGCCGAGCACGCCATCCACGCCCTCGCCACGTTCGACCTCGAGTACGTCGAGCAACCCTGCGCCACCGTCGAGGAGCTCGCGGAGCTGCGTCGGCGCATCCACTACATGGACATCCCGATCGCGGCGGACGAGAGTGTGCGCAAGGCCGCCGATCCCCTCGCGGTGGCTCGGGCCGGCGCGGCGGATGTCGTGGTCGTCAAGGCGCAGCCGCTCGGTGGTGTGCACGCCGCTCTGCGGATCGTGGCCGACGCCGGACTGCCGGCCGTAGTGTCCAGCGCGATCGACACCTCCGTCGGCATCGCGATGGGCGCTCACCTGGCCGCCGCCCTCCCCGACCTCGAGTTCGACTGCGGGCTGGGGACGGTGGCGATGTTCGTCGACGATGTCGCCGACGAACCGCTGCGGCCAGAACGCGGAAGCATCCCCGTGGTCCGTCCGACAGTCTCCCTTCAGAAGCTGGACGCTTTGCGCGCCGATCAGGACCGCGCCGCCTGGTGGCGCGGCCGCGTCACCCGCTGCCACCGAATCCTCGAACGCTCGCTGGCGCTCTGA